From the genome of Nicotiana sylvestris chromosome 2, ASM39365v2, whole genome shotgun sequence, one region includes:
- the LOC104228652 gene encoding protein IQ-DOMAIN 31-like → MGKSPAKWIKAVLFGKKSSKSHLSKDVTGEKKSSAKAPLGDLALNSPALDPPVQNLDSGGECDQAGLEKGTSTDFACETASLSSVTHETDPHVKGEISTDNAELERLEHAATKAQAAFRGYLARRAFRALKGIIRLQALIRGHLVRRQAVATLRCMQAIVRIQALARGQSARLLHSGNQLVRKYSFGEVKNPEQRPSKLTANAFPHKLLMAVPTAMPLSLQYDACEPNSAWQWLERWSLSRFWEPLPQPKKVVEAKSQKKQGNKQSVETEIVRSKRSVKKVLTSANGDAYAVSSSEPEKAKRNPRKFSHPHIEPVPDQPQNELEKVKRNLRKVSAALATPSERSETESEKVQQTPNLAQAQAQAKTSKSSAPDVEQIVVNSSEKTGDSAPEIEKLAVTEAPLPVAVDEPSNELLDHPTTEQQQLEDVGNTANSPVVNEELSSMEDHTAKERTRRRKSLPTKQENSENISHNTPNVPSYMAATQSAKAKLKAQGSAKVSEDGAENGFVRRHSLPSSTNGKFNTSSPRVQRPVQANGKGGNKNRPMSSSKDEKVLHPGWKR, encoded by the exons ATGGGGAAATCTCCGGCCAAATGGATCAAGGCTGTGCTTTTTGGCAAGAAATCATCCAAGTCTCATTTATCTAAG GATGTTACGGGTGAGAAAAAATCGTCTGCAAAAGCACCATTGGGGGATCTAGCTCTGAATTCACCAGCTTTGGATCCACCTGTTCAGAATTTGGATAGCGGTGGTGAGTGTGATCAGGCTGGATTGGAAAAGGGGACAAGCACTGACTTTGCATGTGAAACCGCCTCATTATCTTCTGTGACACACGAAACAGATCCGCATGTTAAGGGGGAAATTTCCACAGATAATGCTGAGCTGGAAAGACTAGAGCATGCTGCCACCAAAGCACAAGCAGCCTTTAGGGGTTACTTG GCTCGTCGGGCTTTTCGAGCTCTCAAAGGCATCATAAGGCTACAAGCACTTATTCGTGGGCACTTGGTTAGGAGGCAGGCGGTTGCTACTCTACGCTGCATGCAGGCAATTGTCAGGATTCAGGCATTAGCTCGTGGCCAAAGTGCTAGACTCTTACATTCTGGAAATCAGCTGGTTAGAAAGTATAGTTTTGGAGAAGTTAAG AATCCTGAGCAGAGGCCTTCAAAACTGACAGCTAATGCATTTCCACACAAG CTACTTATGGCAGTGCCAACAGCCATGCCCTTGAGCCTTCAGTATGATGCGTGTGAACCTAATTCAGCTTGGCAATGGCTTGAACGATGGTCACTATCTCGCTTTTGGGAACCACTTCCACAACCAAAGAAAGTTGTTGAAGCAAAGTCGCAGAAGAAACAGGGTAACAAGCAGAGTGTTGAAACAGAAATAGTAAGATCAAAACGAAGTGTCAAGAAGGTTCTTACATCAGCAAATGGAGATGCTTATGCCGTAAGTTCCTCTGAACCAGAAAAAGCTAAACGTAACCCAAGGAAATTCTCACATCCTCACATAGAGCCAGTGCCGGATCAGCCTCAAAACGAACTTGAGAAAGTCAAGCGCAATTTAAGAAAAGTTTCTGCAGCTTTGGCAACACCTTCTGAAAGGTCAGAAACAGAAAGTGAGAAGGTACAACAAACTCCTAATCTGGCTCAGGCTCAAGCTCAAGCTAAAACATCAAAATCCTCAGCTCCAGATGTTGAACAAATAGTGGTTAATTCTTCTGAGAAAACGGGTGATTCAGCTCCTGAAATTGAGAAATTGGCTGTAACTGAGGCTCCTTTACCTGTAGCAGTGGATGAACCAAGTAATGAACTGCTTGATCATCCTACCACTGAGCAACAGCAATTGGAGGATGTTGGGAACACTGCAAACAGCCCAGTCGTCAACGAGGAGCTTAGCTCGATGGAAGATCACACTGCCAAAGAAAGAACTAGGAGGAGGAAATCTCTTCCCACTAAGCAGGAGAATTCTGAGAATATTTCACATAATACACCAAACGTGCCTAGTTATATGGCTGCCACTCAATCTGCTAAGGCAAAGCTTAAAGCTCAAGGATCTGCTAAGGTAAGTGAAGATGGAGCTGAAAATGGTTTTGTTCGGCGTCATTCTCTACCTTCCTCTACCAATGGCAAATTCAACACATCGTCACCTCGAGTGCAAAGGCCAGTGCAAGCAAATGGAAAAGGTGGAAACAAGAACAGACCAATGTCATCCTCTAAAGATG AAAAGGTGCTCCACCCTGGTTGGAAGAGATGA